AAGAGGGGCATACGGTCGTGGAGTATGATCTCATCCCTAATGACAGTGCGACAATATTGGATCGTGTAGAGAAACTTACGGAGAACCACGATATTCGCGTGATCGTCACGAGCGGTGGCACGGGAGTGAGCAGACGAGACCTTACTACACAGACGCTCGTCCCACACTTCGACCGGATCTTGGTAGGTTTTGGAGAACTATTCCGCAGGCTAAGCTACGAAGAGATAGGAATTCCGGGCATCTATAGTCAGGCATCTGCGGGGATCATCGGAGACACTGTAGTGTACTGTCTGCCCGGTTCCAAGAACGCAATGCGCATGGCCCTAACAAGAATCATCTTACCAGGTATAGGGCATCTACTCTGGGAGGTGGACAGATGAGCAAGATGAATCCCTTTAGACTACTGGTTTCACACGAAGAGGCCGAACGAATATTGCTTGAACACTGCAACCCGCTCAAGAATACAGAGAACATAAGTATCAGCCAAGCAAGGGGGCGCGTCTTGGCCGAGAGCATCACGGCAAAAGAGAATGTGCCACCTTTTGATCGCTCTGCTGTTGACGGGTATGCAGTTATTGCTGAAGACACGTTTGAGGCGAATGATACAGAGGTCGTACTGAAAGTCATTGATGTTGTTCATGCGGGCACCATGCCCAAGACCCAAGTCACTCATGGGACTTGTATTCAAATTGCCACTGGAGCCCCTGTACCACCAGGAGCCAATGCAGTGGTCATGGTCGAGTTCACCGAACAACGGGATGGCGGAGTTCTCTTGACAAAACCGGTCTATCCAGGCGCCAACTTGGCTCATGCAGGAGAAGACATCAAGGTAGGCGAAGTTGTCCTACCCGCTGGAGATCGGCTCACCCCCGCCAAGATTGGTGTATTGGCCGCATTAGGTATGACAGAGACCAGAGTCTTCATTCGCCCACAAGTCACAATAATCCCCACAGGAAAAGAAGTAGTTGCACCGGGGAAACCACTTGATGCAGGTAAGATCTATGACGTGAACTCATTCACATTGGAGGCCATTCTGACCAAGAATGGCGCTCAGGTCATGCGCCACCCAATTGTCACAGACGACTACGATCAGCTCAGGACTGCTGTAGAAGAAGCATTGACCTCGGATCTTATTGTCATGTCAGGAGGAAGTTCGGTAGGAGAGAAAGACATGATGGTAGAGGTCCTTGAGAATATGGGCGAGATTCTGTTTCATGGAGTACAGGTCAAACCTGGAAAACCTACACTCTTTGCAATGGTGAAAGGCACACCGGTTGTAGGAATGCCCGGGTATCCGACCTCGTGCCTGAGCAATGCATACATCTTCCTCATTCCTGTAATCCGTCAAATGGCCCATCTGCCTCCATATCAACCTAGGACTGTAACTGCAAAGATATCAAAACGGGTGGTCTCTGCATCAGGGCGCAAACAGTTTCTCACTGTACGCGTTGAAGATGGGATAGCGTATCCGGTGTACAGGACATCGGGAGCAATCACCAGCATGTCTCGTGCAGATGGATACATTATGCTACCGGTCAATCTTGATGTCATTGAAGAAGGAGAAGAGGTTGAGGTCACGCTCTTCGATTAAGCGGCCCATCTCGACAGGTTCAAGAGCATTCCGACCTTTAACTTTCACAATGAATCTTACAAAAGACCAGATCGAACGATACTCAAGAATGCTTGCTCTGAGCGATTTTACTCTTGAGGACCAAGAGGCACTTCAGAAGACAACAGTCACGGTAGTAGGTGCAGGAGGACTAGGCAGTCCTACTCTTCGACTCTTGACAGCACTGGGTTTTGGCAAGATCAGAATCATAGACCATGATATTGTCGAGCTGTCAAATCTTCAGAGGCAGACCTTGTATAACACCGCAGACATTGGCAGGCCTAAAGCGGAGGCTGCAGCAGAAAATCTTGCTCGACTCAATCCAAATGTCGAATTCGAACCGATCTTGGCATCAGTGAATAAACGCGATGCGATAGAACTTCTCCGAGGATCGGACATCATACTTGATGGCTTAGATACAATCTCTGCCCGTCATGCCGTAAATCATGCAAGCGTCAGATTGAGAATACCATATGTATACACAGGGGCCATAGAATATTATGGTAATATCACAACATTCATACCCTCTCGAACAGGTT
This region of Candidatus Thorarchaeota archaeon genomic DNA includes:
- a CDS encoding molybdenum cofactor biosynthesis protein, with protein sequence MSKMNPFRLLVSHEEAERILLEHCNPLKNTENISISQARGRVLAESITAKENVPPFDRSAVDGYAVIAEDTFEANDTEVVLKVIDVVHAGTMPKTQVTHGTCIQIATGAPVPPGANAVVMVEFTEQRDGGVLLTKPVYPGANLAHAGEDIKVGEVVLPAGDRLTPAKIGVLAALGMTETRVFIRPQVTIIPTGKEVVAPGKPLDAGKIYDVNSFTLEAILTKNGAQVMRHPIVTDDYDQLRTAVEEALTSDLIVMSGGSSVGEKDMMVEVLENMGEILFHGVQVKPGKPTLFAMVKGTPVVGMPGYPTSCLSNAYIFLIPVIRQMAHLPPYQPRTVTAKISKRVVSASGRKQFLTVRVEDGIAYPVYRTSGAITSMSRADGYIMLPVNLDVIEEGEEVEVTLFD
- a CDS encoding MogA/MoaB family molybdenum cofactor biosynthesis protein, encoding MSQHEHRRDQKIRTGFAVLTITDSRTVETDESGKIAKELIAQEGHTVVEYDLIPNDSATILDRVEKLTENHDIRVIVTSGGTGVSRRDLTTQTLVPHFDRILVGFGELFRRLSYEEIGIPGIYSQASAGIIGDTVVYCLPGSKNAMRMALTRIILPGIGHLLWEVDR